One segment of Primulina tabacum isolate GXHZ01 chromosome 14, ASM2559414v2, whole genome shotgun sequence DNA contains the following:
- the LOC142525107 gene encoding putative serine/threonine-protein kinase-like protein CCR3, translating to MTTPFAAVTAAAAIIILLAAVSPSLRSAHALGGSGSTLAVVYGSATTICSIVASQPIQRVQCWRDGQILPPILPTTSFDAVAGGRDTLCGVRSGGFSLLCWNTTFSPKRIYNSTTALLTSLTIGDTQICALTNVTASKNAVCWRGDIVSSSENLQFGVISSGLGFSCGVLKSNNRVLCWGINDISSSIQSQFANFSMVNIQVGGRHACGIDVSGFVICKGDNNNGQLNVPSNSAYQYRGLALGANHSCAIRRLNRTVICWGGNGEYSSNITDGVSFEFIVAGLNFTCGLTTSNFSVICWGAGWPNQFQSSGVELPLLKTLPGPCVDTSCTCNVYPESQTLCSENGNICRPCDIPLLIPPVSSPEPPVTIIRYSRSRGLTKGLLVLVIVGSVGGLGAICSVIYCLWTGVCFGKKKIHNSVQPTIGVANGAQQSSSSPPSRSSTLRRQASILMKRQRSGPSSKHTDRGEVFLFSDLVSATNNFALENKIGEGSFGVVYKGKLHDGREVAIKRSETGPKTKKFQEKESAFESEIAFLSRLHHKHLVRLVGYCNERDERLLVYEYMKNGALHDHLHGKNNSEKSSSIVNSWKMRIKIALDASRGIEYLHNYAVPPIIHRDIKSSNILLDLNWTARVSDFGLSLMGPENDRDYRPMKAAGTVGYIDPEYYGLNVLTTKSDVYGLGVVLLELLTGKRAIFKNEEGSPISVVDYTVPAIMAGELTKILDSRVGPPETKESEAVELMAYTAMHCVHLEGKDRPTMTDIVVNLERALVLCDDSHGSISSGQISIASD from the coding sequence ATGACGACACCCTTTGCAGCCGTCACCGCCGCCGCTGCCATAATTATCCTTCTCGCCGCCGTGTCCCCATCTCTGCGATCAGCTCATGCACTCGGGGGCTCTGGCTCCACACTCGCTGTGGTATACGGCTCCGCCACCACTATCTGCAGCATAGTGGCGTCGCAACCCATCCAGAGAGTCCAATGCTGGCGGGATGGCCAGATTCTTCCGCCGATCCTACCCACCACCTCATTCGACGCCGTCGCCGGTGGCAGAGACACCCTTTGTGGCGTTCGCTCCGGCGGCTTTAGTCTTCTATGCTGGAACACCACCTTCAGTCCCAAGAGAATTTATAACAGCACCACGGCTTTATTGACTTCTCTCACCATTGGTGACACTCAAATTTGCGCGTTAACAAATGTTACTGCATCAAAAAACGCAGTTTGCTGGCGAGGAGATATCGTTTCTTCATCTGAGAATTTACAATTTGGTGTAATTTCGTCTGGGCTTGGATTTTCATGTGGAGTTTTGAAGAGTAACAATCGGGTTCTTTGCTGGGGGATTAATgatatttcttcttcaatacAATCCCAATTTGCAAATTTCTCAATGGTGAACATTCAGGTTGGTGGAAGGCATGCTTGTGGAATAGATGTTTCAGGATTCGTTATCTGTAAAGGGGATAATAATAATGGTCAATTGAATGTGCCCTCGAATTCGGCATACCAGTACAGAGGCCTGGCTTTGGGGGCAAATCACAGCTGTGCAATCAGAAGATTGAATAGAACAGTTATTTGTTGGGGTGGGAATGGTGAATATTCAAGCAATATCACTGATGGGGTTTCATTTGAATTCATAGTTGCAGGGTTGAATTTTACATGTGGGCTAACAACTAGCAATTTTTCAGTGATTTGTTGGGGTGCCGGTTGGCCTAACCAGTTTCAATCTTCAGGGGTTGAACTACCTTTGCTAAAGACACTTCCAGGGCCATGTGTGGATACTTCTTGTACATGTAATGTATATCCCGAATCTCAAACACTTTGTTCCGAAAATGGTAATATTTGTAGGCCGTGTGATATTCCTCTTTTGATTCCGCCAGTTTCATCACCAGAACCACCAGTGACTATTATTAGATATTCTCGTTCTAGAGGGCTTACAAAGGGCTTACTGGTTCTGGTTATTGTTGGATCCGTGGGGGGTCTTGGGGCCATTTGCTCCGTGATTTATTGTTTGTGGACTGGAGTCTGTTTCGGCAAGAAAAAGATTCATAATTCTGTGCAGCCAACCATTGGTGTAGCTAATGGCGCTCAACAATCTAGTAGCAGTCCACCTTCGAGATCATCCACTCTTAGGCGCCAGGCCTCGATCCTTATGAAGCGCCAGAGGAGTGGACCTTCTTCGAAACACACGGATAGGGGGGAGGTGTTCTTATTTTCCGACCTTGTCTCTGCTACTAACAACTTTGCGTTGGAGAACAAGATTGGTGAAGGGAGTTTTGGGGTTGTTTACAAAGGGAAATTGCATGATGGCCGTGAAGTTGCTATAAAAAGAAGCGAAACAGGGCCAAAAacaaagaaatttcaagaaaaagagAGCGCGTTTGAGTCGGAAATAGCATTCTTATCAAGGCTACACCACAAGCATTTGGTTAGGTTGGTTGGTTATTGTAATGAAAGGGATGAAAGGTTGTTGGTTTATGAGTATATGAAGAACGGGGCGCTTCACGATCATTTGCATGgaaagaacaactctgagaagAGTAGTAGCATCGTGAATTCTTGGAAAATGAGGATCAAGATCGCACTAGATGCCTCTCGTGGGATTGAGTACCTCCACAACTACGCCGTGCCACCCATTATTCATCGAGACATCAAGTCTTCAAACATATTACTTGACTTAAATTGGACAGCAAGAGTTTCTGATTTCGGATTATCTTTAATGGGGCCGGAAAATGACCGTGATTATAGGCCGATGAAGGCTGCAGGCACAGTTGGATACATTGACCCCGAATATTATGGATTAAATGTCTTGACAACAAAGAGTGATGTTTACGGTCTCGGGGTCGTGTTGTTGGAACTTTTGACAGGGAAGAGGGCTATATTCAAGAATGAAGAAGGTTCACCTATTAGCGTGGTGGATTATACTGTGCCGGCGATTATGGCCGGAGAATTGACTAAGATTTTGGATTCAAGAGTTGGTCCACCGGAGACGAAAGAATCCGAGGCTGTGGAGCTAATGGCTTACACGGCTATGCATTGTGTGCATCTGGAAGGAAAAGATAGGCCTACCATGACTGACATTGTTGTCAACTTGGAACGAGCATTGGTTCTGTGTGATGATAGCCACGGCAGCATTTCCAGTGGTCAGATCTCCATTGCTTCCGATTGA
- the LOC142525550 gene encoding zinc finger CCCH domain-containing protein 29-like isoform X2, giving the protein MEPKFQENNGGVGLKNCSKLLELAATDDLAGFIHVVEEMGCDIDEASFWYGRSFGSKKMGFEERTPIMIASLYGSIEVLKYIIATGKVDVNRACGLDGATALHCAAAGGSWASVEVVEILIDASGDINVVDVGEKKPYDLIAPCVKSSSNSKRKTLEMLLKGFRVEASDDEPQEGSKMALGAKESVEKKEYPIDVPLPDINNGIYGSDEFRMYSFKVKPCSRAYSHDWTECPFVHPGENARRRDLTKFNYSCVPCPEFKKGSCLNGDACEYAHGVFESWLHPAQYKTRLCKEEVACARKVCFFAHRPEELRPVYPSTGSAMPSPKSGSVNPMDVTTLSSLSPSLTCSSPMGGGAWQNKMNLLTPPVLQLPGSRLKTTFSARDVDLEMEFLGLEQIRTQKQQRQQLVEEMASLEQIRTQKQQRQQLVEEMASLSSAYPRMGDLKPTNLDDVFGSHESMLLSQLQALPPNINNTSSGSQLLQSPSSHQIRQNTSQLRASYPLNFSSSPARKPSSFGFDSSAAVAAAMMNSRSAAFTKRSQSFIDRSYQSSHSGSANFVGHTPSKHLDWSSPDGKLDWGFNVDEANKFRRSASFGFHNNNVNASAALTPSYADEPDVSWVGSLVKDVPSGTVGLHTSPQLNGRFHDAIPYWVDQMYIEQEQVVA; this is encoded by the coding sequence ATGGAGCCCAAGTTTCAAGAAAATAACGGAGGGGTCGGTCTTAAAAATTGCTCAAAGTTGCTTGAACTAGCTGCTACAGATGATTTGGCTGGTTTTATTCATGTGGTAGAAGAGATGGGTTGTGATATTGATGAGGCTAGCTTTTGGTATGGTAGAAGCTTTGGTTCAAAGAAGATGGGGTTCGAGGAGAGAACACCGATTATGATTGCTTCTTTGTATGGAAGCATAGAGGTTTTGAAGTATATTATCGCGACTGGAAAAGTTGATGTCAATAGAGCATGTGGACTTGATGGCGCCACGGCTCTTCATTGTGCCGCTGCTGGGGGTTCATGGGCCTCGGTCGAGGTTGTCGAGATTTTGATAGACGCCTCAGGAGATATTAATGTTGTGGATGTCGGAGAGAAGAAGCCATATGATTTGATTGCTCCTTGTGTTAAGTCTTCCAGCAATTCGAAAAGGAAGACGTTGGAGATGTTGTTGAAAGGATTCAGAGTTGAGGCGAGCGACGATGAGCCGCAAGAAGGGAGCAAAATGGCTCTAGGGGCTAAAGAAAGTGTTGAAAAGAAGGAGTATCCAATCGATGTGCCATTACCAGATATAAACAACGGGATTTATGGGAGTGATGAGTTTAGGATGTATAGTTTCAAGGTAAAACCATGCTCAAGGGCGTATTCTCATGACTGGACGGAGTGCCCTTTTGTCCACCCGGGTGAGAATGCGAGGCGGCGTGATCTGACGAAGTTTAACTACAGTTGTGTCCCATGCCCTGAGTTCAAGAAAGGAAGCTGCTTGAATGGCGATGCATGTGAATATGCTCATGGAGTTTTTGAATCTTGGCTGCATCCTGCTCAATATAAGACTCGCCTTTGCAAGGAAGAGGTGGCTTGCGCGAGGAAAGTGTGCTTCTTTGCCCACAGACCTGAAGAGTTGCGCCCTGTGTATCCTTCTACTGGTTCAGCAATGCCTTCTCCCAAGTCTGGTTCTGTtaatccaatggatgtgacaacCTTGAGCTCCTTGTCGCCTTCCCTGACTTGTTCATCTCCTATGGGTGGGGGCGCGTGGCAGAACAAGATGAATCTTTTAACACCTCCTGTTCTGCAGCTTCCCGGAAGCCGGCTCAAGACAACTTTCAGTGCACGAGACGTGGACTTGGAAATGGAATTTCTAGGATTGGAGCAAATCCGTACTCAGAAGCAGCAGCGGCAACAGTTAGTCGAGGAGATGGCTAGCTTGGAGCAAATCCGTACTCAGAAGCAGCAGCGGCAGCAGTTAGTCGAGGAGATGGCTAGCTTGTCGTCCGCATATCCAAGAATGGGTGATCTAAAGCCTACTAACCTTGACGACGTTTTTGGATCACACGAGTCTATGTTATTATCTCAGCTGCAGGCTCTCCCACCTAATATCAACAACACCAGCAGCGGCTCCCAACTGCTGCAATCGCCTAGCAGTCACCAAATTCGCCAAAACACTAGCCAACTCCGAGCCAGCTACCCGTTGAACTTCTCATCATCACCAGCAAGAAAGCCCTCTTCTTTTGGGTTCGACTCTTCTGCTGCAGTGGCTGCTGCAATGATGAATTCACGATCAGCTGCCTTCACAAAACGCAGTCAAAGCTTTATTGACCGCAGCTATCAATCCAGCCACTCAGGTTCTGCCAATTTCGTAGGCCATACGCCATCTAAACATTTGGATTGGAGCTCGCCAGATGGGAAGTTAGACTGGGGATTCAATGTCGACGAGGCGAACAAATTTAGGAGGTCTGCCTCCTTTGGTTTCCATAACAACAACGTCAATGCATCAGCAGCTCTGACTCCATCTTATGCAGATGAACCGGATGTTTCTTGGGTCGGTTCATTGGTTAAAGACGTTCCTTCTGGTACTGTTGGGCTACACACTTCACCTCAGCTCAACGGCAGATTTCACGATGCCATACCGTACTGGGTCGATCAAATGTACATAGAGCAGGAGCAGGTGGTGGCTTGA
- the LOC142525559 gene encoding uncharacterized protein LOC142525559 yields the protein MASSSAEEPHNHRHESNPYATTAAPPPTPSIHTNVDSSISTSEALSALLHRLPPTLSLSLPSRRSSTNPPLLSLSDPNPILHTNLLSASTKLGFFHLKHQATYPATDSLFKLPNHKKQLLFPNNWPLGYDEDDDDHGESFCLDFSSFTNKIDDLDLDSLREFTREMETLGLKLIRELASVIGFENPTPKELCSLLWIADNGTSKPGRVYPYVIGLHYVPSCQKSSLCSDSGWVNVSGQEDYALITLGDIAQVWSNGRLKKVRGRPMPCSDDGHEDSRYVTMSLLITLPVESMVFPQPAPKVAINTDVDEESGDDVKDSNTTEPEVFHSFPFEDYAWRVYHERLLLKDPLLRYRI from the exons ATGGCATCATCCTCCGCCGAGGAACCCCACAACCACCGCCATGAATCCAATCCATACGCCACGACCGCGGCGCCACCGCCAACCCCGTCCATCCACACCAACGTCGATTCGTCCATCTCCACCTCCGAAGCTCTTTCAGCTCTACTCCATCGCCTCCCGCCCACGCTATCCCTCTCCCTACCTTCCCGACGCTCCTCCACCAACCCTCCTCTACTATCTCTCTCCGATCCTAACCCTATTCTCCACACAAACCTCCTGTCAGCATCCACAAAACTCGGCTTCTTCCACCTCAAACACCAAGCCACCTATCCCGCGACCGACTCCCTTTTCAAACTCCCCAACCATAAGAAGCAACTCCTATTCCCGAACAACTGGCCTCTCGGCTACGACGAGGACGATGATGATCACGGCGAATCATTCTGCCTCGACTTCTCGAGTTTTACAAACAAAATAGATGATTTGGATTTGGATTCTTTGCGTGAATTTACACGTGAAATGGAGACTCTAGGCTTGAAGTTGATTCGAGAATTGGCTTCTGTTATCGGGTTTGAGAATCCAACCCCAAAGGAGCTGTGCTCTCTGTTGTGGATAGCTGACAACGGGACTAGTAAACCGGGTCGGGTTTACCCATATGTAATCGGGTTGCATTATGTACCCAGCTGTCAGAAATCTTCTTTGTGCTCGGATTCGGGTTGGGTCAATGTGTCGGGTCAGGAGGATTATGCGCTGATCACGCTTGGAGACATCGCTCAG GTTTGGAGCAATGGGAGATTGAAGAAAGTGAGAGGAAGACCAATGCCTTGTTCGGATGACGGCCATGAGGATTCTCGATACGTAACAATGTCTCTCCTGATTACCCTCCCCGTCGAAAGCATGGTCTTCCCTCAACCAGCTCCCAAAGTAGCCATTAACACCGACGTTGATGAAGAAAGTGGCGACGATGTCAAAGACTCGAACACGACTGAACCAGAAGTGTTCCATTCTTTTCCTTTTGAAGATTACGCTTGGAGAGTTTATCACGAACGTCTTCTCCTGAAAGACCCACTCCTCAGATATAGAATTTGA
- the LOC142523969 gene encoding uncharacterized protein LOC142523969 — translation MPAIRNGSDHGNESDSINHHDIPSPIDKDFSEDKLSFKEMLDPSADLEAEVKGDSYQDDMDHIKQKSCNMSTPEFKRLIAINSGNVQKGLRHTPSTDCNIVNPKEYLDTKSTQDQDISSPRGKDSLEDELSLRETLSPTSELLASNKSDSNQDDVDSIQQKPGNMAAPEFKRLTASNTEKAKKDLRHMLRNDFSFDDPEEYLETKNTKDQHFSSPMKKESYED, via the exons ATGCCTGCAATACGAAATGGCAGCGATCATGGTAATGAATCAGATAGTATCAATCATCATGACATTCCATCTCCAATTGACAAAGATTTCTCCGAAGATAAATTATCATTTAAGGAGATGTTAGATCCTTCGGCTGATCTTGAAGCTGAGGTCAAG GGTGACAGTTATCAAGATGATATGGATCACATTAAACAAAAATCATGCAATATGTCCACGCCAGAATTCAAGCGTCTGATTGCTATTAATTCTGGGAATGTTCAAAAAGGCTTGAGGCACACACCAAGTACCGATTGCAATATTGTTAATCCCAAAGAATACTTGGATACAAAAAGTACCCAGGATCAAGATATTTCATCACCAAGGGGAAAAGATTCCTTGGAAGATGAACTGTCGCTCAGGGAGACATTATCCCCTACATCTGAACTTTTAGCCAGTAACAAG AGTGACAGTAATCAAGATGACGTCGATTCAATTCAACAGAAGCCAGGCAACATGGCTGCACCAGAATTTAAACGTTTAACTGCTTCTAATACTGAAAAGGCGAAAAAAGACCTGAGACATATGTTGAGaaatgattttagttttgatgatCCAGAAGAGTATCTTGAAACAAAGAATACCAAGGATCAACATTTTTCATCGCCAATGAAAAAGGAATCATACGAAGATTAA
- the LOC142525550 gene encoding zinc finger CCCH domain-containing protein 29-like isoform X1: MCSGSKNKLCPFDLKMEPKFQENNGGVGLKNCSKLLELAATDDLAGFIHVVEEMGCDIDEASFWYGRSFGSKKMGFEERTPIMIASLYGSIEVLKYIIATGKVDVNRACGLDGATALHCAAAGGSWASVEVVEILIDASGDINVVDVGEKKPYDLIAPCVKSSSNSKRKTLEMLLKGFRVEASDDEPQEGSKMALGAKESVEKKEYPIDVPLPDINNGIYGSDEFRMYSFKVKPCSRAYSHDWTECPFVHPGENARRRDLTKFNYSCVPCPEFKKGSCLNGDACEYAHGVFESWLHPAQYKTRLCKEEVACARKVCFFAHRPEELRPVYPSTGSAMPSPKSGSVNPMDVTTLSSLSPSLTCSSPMGGGAWQNKMNLLTPPVLQLPGSRLKTTFSARDVDLEMEFLGLEQIRTQKQQRQQLVEEMASLEQIRTQKQQRQQLVEEMASLSSAYPRMGDLKPTNLDDVFGSHESMLLSQLQALPPNINNTSSGSQLLQSPSSHQIRQNTSQLRASYPLNFSSSPARKPSSFGFDSSAAVAAAMMNSRSAAFTKRSQSFIDRSYQSSHSGSANFVGHTPSKHLDWSSPDGKLDWGFNVDEANKFRRSASFGFHNNNVNASAALTPSYADEPDVSWVGSLVKDVPSGTVGLHTSPQLNGRFHDAIPYWVDQMYIEQEQVVA, encoded by the coding sequence ATGTGCAGTGGTTCAAAGAATAAGCTTTGCCCTTTTGATCTGAAAATGGAGCCCAAGTTTCAAGAAAATAACGGAGGGGTCGGTCTTAAAAATTGCTCAAAGTTGCTTGAACTAGCTGCTACAGATGATTTGGCTGGTTTTATTCATGTGGTAGAAGAGATGGGTTGTGATATTGATGAGGCTAGCTTTTGGTATGGTAGAAGCTTTGGTTCAAAGAAGATGGGGTTCGAGGAGAGAACACCGATTATGATTGCTTCTTTGTATGGAAGCATAGAGGTTTTGAAGTATATTATCGCGACTGGAAAAGTTGATGTCAATAGAGCATGTGGACTTGATGGCGCCACGGCTCTTCATTGTGCCGCTGCTGGGGGTTCATGGGCCTCGGTCGAGGTTGTCGAGATTTTGATAGACGCCTCAGGAGATATTAATGTTGTGGATGTCGGAGAGAAGAAGCCATATGATTTGATTGCTCCTTGTGTTAAGTCTTCCAGCAATTCGAAAAGGAAGACGTTGGAGATGTTGTTGAAAGGATTCAGAGTTGAGGCGAGCGACGATGAGCCGCAAGAAGGGAGCAAAATGGCTCTAGGGGCTAAAGAAAGTGTTGAAAAGAAGGAGTATCCAATCGATGTGCCATTACCAGATATAAACAACGGGATTTATGGGAGTGATGAGTTTAGGATGTATAGTTTCAAGGTAAAACCATGCTCAAGGGCGTATTCTCATGACTGGACGGAGTGCCCTTTTGTCCACCCGGGTGAGAATGCGAGGCGGCGTGATCTGACGAAGTTTAACTACAGTTGTGTCCCATGCCCTGAGTTCAAGAAAGGAAGCTGCTTGAATGGCGATGCATGTGAATATGCTCATGGAGTTTTTGAATCTTGGCTGCATCCTGCTCAATATAAGACTCGCCTTTGCAAGGAAGAGGTGGCTTGCGCGAGGAAAGTGTGCTTCTTTGCCCACAGACCTGAAGAGTTGCGCCCTGTGTATCCTTCTACTGGTTCAGCAATGCCTTCTCCCAAGTCTGGTTCTGTtaatccaatggatgtgacaacCTTGAGCTCCTTGTCGCCTTCCCTGACTTGTTCATCTCCTATGGGTGGGGGCGCGTGGCAGAACAAGATGAATCTTTTAACACCTCCTGTTCTGCAGCTTCCCGGAAGCCGGCTCAAGACAACTTTCAGTGCACGAGACGTGGACTTGGAAATGGAATTTCTAGGATTGGAGCAAATCCGTACTCAGAAGCAGCAGCGGCAACAGTTAGTCGAGGAGATGGCTAGCTTGGAGCAAATCCGTACTCAGAAGCAGCAGCGGCAGCAGTTAGTCGAGGAGATGGCTAGCTTGTCGTCCGCATATCCAAGAATGGGTGATCTAAAGCCTACTAACCTTGACGACGTTTTTGGATCACACGAGTCTATGTTATTATCTCAGCTGCAGGCTCTCCCACCTAATATCAACAACACCAGCAGCGGCTCCCAACTGCTGCAATCGCCTAGCAGTCACCAAATTCGCCAAAACACTAGCCAACTCCGAGCCAGCTACCCGTTGAACTTCTCATCATCACCAGCAAGAAAGCCCTCTTCTTTTGGGTTCGACTCTTCTGCTGCAGTGGCTGCTGCAATGATGAATTCACGATCAGCTGCCTTCACAAAACGCAGTCAAAGCTTTATTGACCGCAGCTATCAATCCAGCCACTCAGGTTCTGCCAATTTCGTAGGCCATACGCCATCTAAACATTTGGATTGGAGCTCGCCAGATGGGAAGTTAGACTGGGGATTCAATGTCGACGAGGCGAACAAATTTAGGAGGTCTGCCTCCTTTGGTTTCCATAACAACAACGTCAATGCATCAGCAGCTCTGACTCCATCTTATGCAGATGAACCGGATGTTTCTTGGGTCGGTTCATTGGTTAAAGACGTTCCTTCTGGTACTGTTGGGCTACACACTTCACCTCAGCTCAACGGCAGATTTCACGATGCCATACCGTACTGGGTCGATCAAATGTACATAGAGCAGGAGCAGGTGGTGGCTTGA